A single genomic interval of Bos indicus isolate NIAB-ARS_2022 breed Sahiwal x Tharparkar chromosome 5, NIAB-ARS_B.indTharparkar_mat_pri_1.0, whole genome shotgun sequence harbors:
- the ATP23 gene encoding mitochondrial inner membrane protease ATP23 homolog isoform X1 has protein sequence MNRVVTHELIHAFDHCRAHVNWFTNVRHLACSEVRAANLSGDCSFLNEIFRLHFGLKQHHQTCVRDRAIRSILAVRNINKEVAQKAVDEVFESCFNDHEPFGRIPHNKTYARYAHRDFQNRDRYYSNI, from the exons ATGAACAGAGTGGTCACCCACGAGCTCATTCACGCGTTCGATCATTGTCGTGCTCACGTCAATTGGTTCACCAATGTCAGACATTTGGCCTGCTCTGAG GTTCGAGCTGCTAACCTTAGTGGAGactgctcatttttaaatgaaatattcaggTTGCATTTTGGATTAAAACAACACCATCAG ACTTGTGTGCGAGACAGAGCCATTCGTTCTATCCTGGCTGTTAGGAACATTAACAAAGAAGTAGCTCAGAAAGCTGTTGATGAAGTTTTTGAGTCTTGTTTCAATGACCATGAACCTTTTGGAAGGATCCCTCATAATAAGACCTATGCAAGATATGCTCATAGAGACTTTCAAAACCGGGATCGATACTActcaaatatatga